A genomic stretch from Capricornis sumatraensis isolate serow.1 chromosome 4, serow.2, whole genome shotgun sequence includes:
- the SGSM3 gene encoding small G protein signaling modulator 3 isoform X3, giving the protein MSGSHVPSANGPFSALTPSMWPQEILAKCAQLQEEAAEEQPEVRYDEFGFRVDKEDADGTPYSGQLLEDPPQRLRWQAHLEFTHNHDVGDLTWDKIAVSLPRSEKLRSLVLAGVPHSMRPQLWMRLSGALQKKRNSELSYREIVKNSSNDETIAAKQIEKDLLRTMPSNACFAHVSGVGVPRLRRVLRALAWLYPEIGYCQGTGMVAACLLLFLEEDDAFWMMCAIIEDLLPASYFSTTLLGVQTDQRVLRHLIVQYLPRLDRLLQEHDIELSLITLHWFLTAFASVVHIRLLLRLWDLFFYEGSLVLFQATLGMLRLKEDELIQSENSASIFNTLSDIPSQLEDADLLLAEAMRLAGSLTAVAVEAQRRKHLAYLLADQGQLLGTTATTSLSQVVRRRTQRRKAGITSLLFGEDDLEAMKAKNIKQTELVADLREAILRVARHFQCTDPKNCNVELTPDYSMESHQRDHENYVACSRGHPRRAKALLDFERHDDDELGFRKNDIITIVSQKDEHCWVGELNGLRGWFPAKFVEVLDERSKEYSIAGDDAVTEGVTDLVRGTLCPALKALFEHGLKKPSLLGGTCHPWLFIEEAAGREVERDFDSVYSRLVLCKTYRLDEDGKVLTPEELLYRVRGAVGRLASRVSSWGHLSDRCAPQAVQSVNVTHDAAHAQMDVKLRSLICVGLKCCTCGWRCSAPACPPWRSGTSPGPSCVALAGSRSSASYGSSAASHSASPRTGSFLQRERRRRSP; this is encoded by the exons ATGTcag GAAGTCACGTGCCTTCTGCCAACGGCCCCTTCTCAGCCCTGACTCCAAGTATGTGGCCCCAGGAGATCCTGGCCAAGTGCGCGCAG CTCCAGGAGGAGGCGGCCGAGGAGCAGCCAGAGGTCCGCTACGACGAGTTCGGGTTCCGCGTGGACAAGGAAG ATGCAGATGGCACCCCCTATTCCGGCCAGCTGCTGGAGGACCCCCCCCAGAGGCTGCGCTGGCAGGCCCACCTGGAGTTCACCCACAACCACGACGTGGGGGACCTCACCTGGGACAAGATTGCCGTCTCGCTGCCCCGCTCGGAGAAGCTCCGCTCCCTGGTGCTGGCCGGGGTCCCCCACAGCATGAGGCCACAG CTGTGGATGCGGCTGTCTGGGGCCCTGCAGAAGAAGAGGAACTCCGAGCTGTCCTACCGAGAGATCGTGAAGAACAGCTCCAACGATGAGACCATTGCCGCCAAGCAG ATCGAGAAGGACCTGCTCCGCACCATGCCCAGCAACGCCTGCTTCGCCCACGTGAGCGGCGTCGGGGTGCCCCGCCTACGCAGGGTGCTCCGAGCGCTGGCCTGGCTCTACCCGGAGATCGGCTACTGCCAGGGCACGGGCATG GTGGCTGCCTGCCTCCtgctcttcctggaggaggacgaCGCCTTCTGGATGATGTGCGCCATCATTGAGGACCTGCTCCCCGCCTCCTACTTCAGCACCACCCTGCTGGGTGTGCAGACGGACCAGCGCGTCCTGCGGCACCTCATCGTCCAGTACCTGCCTCGCCTGGACAGGCTGCTCCAGGAGCACGACATTG AGCTGTCGCTCATCACGCTGCACTGGTTCCTCACGGCCTTCGCCAGCGTGGTGCACATCCGCCTGCTGCTGCGCCTCTGGGACCTGTTTTTCTACGAGGGCTCCCTGGTGCTGTTCCAGGCCACACTGGGCATGCTGCGCCTCAAG GAAGACGAGCTGATCCAGTCGGAGAACTCCGCCTCCATCTTCAACACGCTATCAGACATCCCGTCGCAGCTGGAGGACGCGGACCTGCTGCTGGCGGAGGCCATGCGGCTGGCGGGCTCGCTCACCGCCGTGGCCGTGGAGGCCCAGCGCCGCAAGCACCTGGCCTACCTGCTGGCCGACCAGGGCCAGCTCCTGGGCACCACCGCCACCACTAGCCTGTCTCAG GTGGTGCGCCGCAGGACTCAGCGGAGGAAGGCTGGCATCACATCGCTGCTCTTCG GGGAGGACGACCTGGAGGCGATGAAGGCCAAGAACATCAAGCAGACGGAGCTGGTGGCCGACCTTCGGGAAGCTATTCTGCGTGTGGCCCGCCACTTCCAGTGCACAGACCCCAAGAACTGCAATGTG GAGCTGACCCCGGACTACAGCATGGAGAGCCACCAGCGGGACCACGAGAACTACGTGGCCTGCTCGCGTGGCCACCCGCGCCGGGCCAAGGCCCTGCTGGACTTCGAGCGCCATGACGACGATGAGCTGGGCTTCCGCAAGAACGACATCATCACG ATTGTCTCTCAGAAGGACGAGCACTGCTGGGTGGGCGAGCTGAATGGCTTGAGAG GCTGGTTTCCAGCCAAGTTCGTTGAAGTCCTGGATGAGCGGAGCAAGGAG TACTCCATCGCGGGGGATGATGCCGTGACAGAGGGGGTCACAGACCTCGTGCGAGGGACCCTCTGCCCAGCCCTCAAGGCCCTGTTTGAACACGGACTGAAGAAGCCTTCGCTGCTCGGGGGCACCTGCCACCCCTGGCTGTTCATCGAGGAG GCAGCAGGCCGGGAGGTCGAGAGAGACTTCGACTCCGTGTACTCACGCCTGGTGCTGTGCAAGACATACAG GTTGGATGAAGATGGCAAAGTCCTCACCCCAGAGGAGCTGTTGTACCGGGTAAGGGGGGCCGTGGGTAGACTGGCCTCTAGGGTGAGCAGCTGGGGACACCTGAGTGACCGCTGTGCCCCCCAGGCTGTGCAGTCCGTTAACGTGACCCACGACGCCGCACACGCACAAATGGACGTGAAGCTCCGCTCCCTCATCTGCGTGGGGCTcaa GTGCTGCACCTGTGGCTGGAGGTGCTCTGCTCCAGCCTGCCCACCGTGGAGAAGTGGTACCAGCCCTGGTCCTTCCTGCGTAGCCCTGGCTGGGTCCAGATCAAGTGCGAGCTACG ggtcctctgctgCTTCGCATTCAGCCTCTCCCAGGACTGGGAGCTTCCTGCAAAGAGAGAG gaggagaagaagcccTTGA
- the SGSM3 gene encoding small G protein signaling modulator 3 isoform X2 codes for MWPQEILAKCAQLQEEAAEEQPEVRYDEFGFRVDKEDADGTPYSGQLLEDPPQRLRWQAHLEFTHNHDVGDLTWDKIAVSLPRSEKLRSLVLAGVPHSMRPQLWMRLSGALQKKRNSELSYREIVKNSSNDETIAAKQIEKDLLRTMPSNACFAHVSGVGVPRLRRVLRALAWLYPEIGYCQGTGMVAACLLLFLEEDDAFWMMCAIIEDLLPASYFSTTLLGVQTDQRVLRHLIVQYLPRLDRLLQEHDIELSLITLHWFLTAFASVVHIRLLLRLWDLFFYEGSLVLFQATLGMLRLKEDELIQSENSASIFNTLSDIPSQLEDADLLLAEAMRLAGSLTAVAVEAQRRKHLAYLLADQGQLLGTTATTSLSQVVRRRTQRRKAGITSLLFGEDDLEAMKAKNIKQTELVADLREAILRVARHFQCTDPKNCNVELTPDYSMESHQRDHENYVACSRGHPRRAKALLDFERHDDDELGFRKNDIITIVSQKDEHCWVGELNGLRGWFPAKFVEVLDERSKEYSIAGDDAVTEGVTDLVRGTLCPALKALFEHGLKKPSLLGGTCHPWLFIEEAAGREVERDFDSVYSRLVLCKTYRLDEDGKVLTPEELLYRVRGAVGRLASRVSSWGHLSDRCAPQAVQSVNVTHDAAHAQMDVKLRSLICVGLNEQVLHLWLEVLCSSLPTVEKWYQPWSFLRSPGWVQIKCELRVLCCFAFSLSQDWELPAKREEEKKPLKEGVQDMLVKHHLFSWDIDG; via the exons ATGTGGCCCCAGGAGATCCTGGCCAAGTGCGCGCAG CTCCAGGAGGAGGCGGCCGAGGAGCAGCCAGAGGTCCGCTACGACGAGTTCGGGTTCCGCGTGGACAAGGAAG ATGCAGATGGCACCCCCTATTCCGGCCAGCTGCTGGAGGACCCCCCCCAGAGGCTGCGCTGGCAGGCCCACCTGGAGTTCACCCACAACCACGACGTGGGGGACCTCACCTGGGACAAGATTGCCGTCTCGCTGCCCCGCTCGGAGAAGCTCCGCTCCCTGGTGCTGGCCGGGGTCCCCCACAGCATGAGGCCACAG CTGTGGATGCGGCTGTCTGGGGCCCTGCAGAAGAAGAGGAACTCCGAGCTGTCCTACCGAGAGATCGTGAAGAACAGCTCCAACGATGAGACCATTGCCGCCAAGCAG ATCGAGAAGGACCTGCTCCGCACCATGCCCAGCAACGCCTGCTTCGCCCACGTGAGCGGCGTCGGGGTGCCCCGCCTACGCAGGGTGCTCCGAGCGCTGGCCTGGCTCTACCCGGAGATCGGCTACTGCCAGGGCACGGGCATG GTGGCTGCCTGCCTCCtgctcttcctggaggaggacgaCGCCTTCTGGATGATGTGCGCCATCATTGAGGACCTGCTCCCCGCCTCCTACTTCAGCACCACCCTGCTGGGTGTGCAGACGGACCAGCGCGTCCTGCGGCACCTCATCGTCCAGTACCTGCCTCGCCTGGACAGGCTGCTCCAGGAGCACGACATTG AGCTGTCGCTCATCACGCTGCACTGGTTCCTCACGGCCTTCGCCAGCGTGGTGCACATCCGCCTGCTGCTGCGCCTCTGGGACCTGTTTTTCTACGAGGGCTCCCTGGTGCTGTTCCAGGCCACACTGGGCATGCTGCGCCTCAAG GAAGACGAGCTGATCCAGTCGGAGAACTCCGCCTCCATCTTCAACACGCTATCAGACATCCCGTCGCAGCTGGAGGACGCGGACCTGCTGCTGGCGGAGGCCATGCGGCTGGCGGGCTCGCTCACCGCCGTGGCCGTGGAGGCCCAGCGCCGCAAGCACCTGGCCTACCTGCTGGCCGACCAGGGCCAGCTCCTGGGCACCACCGCCACCACTAGCCTGTCTCAG GTGGTGCGCCGCAGGACTCAGCGGAGGAAGGCTGGCATCACATCGCTGCTCTTCG GGGAGGACGACCTGGAGGCGATGAAGGCCAAGAACATCAAGCAGACGGAGCTGGTGGCCGACCTTCGGGAAGCTATTCTGCGTGTGGCCCGCCACTTCCAGTGCACAGACCCCAAGAACTGCAATGTG GAGCTGACCCCGGACTACAGCATGGAGAGCCACCAGCGGGACCACGAGAACTACGTGGCCTGCTCGCGTGGCCACCCGCGCCGGGCCAAGGCCCTGCTGGACTTCGAGCGCCATGACGACGATGAGCTGGGCTTCCGCAAGAACGACATCATCACG ATTGTCTCTCAGAAGGACGAGCACTGCTGGGTGGGCGAGCTGAATGGCTTGAGAG GCTGGTTTCCAGCCAAGTTCGTTGAAGTCCTGGATGAGCGGAGCAAGGAG TACTCCATCGCGGGGGATGATGCCGTGACAGAGGGGGTCACAGACCTCGTGCGAGGGACCCTCTGCCCAGCCCTCAAGGCCCTGTTTGAACACGGACTGAAGAAGCCTTCGCTGCTCGGGGGCACCTGCCACCCCTGGCTGTTCATCGAGGAG GCAGCAGGCCGGGAGGTCGAGAGAGACTTCGACTCCGTGTACTCACGCCTGGTGCTGTGCAAGACATACAG GTTGGATGAAGATGGCAAAGTCCTCACCCCAGAGGAGCTGTTGTACCGGGTAAGGGGGGCCGTGGGTAGACTGGCCTCTAGGGTGAGCAGCTGGGGACACCTGAGTGACCGCTGTGCCCCCCAGGCTGTGCAGTCCGTTAACGTGACCCACGACGCCGCACACGCACAAATGGACGTGAAGCTCCGCTCCCTCATCTGCGTGGGGCTcaa cgaGCAGGTGCTGCACCTGTGGCTGGAGGTGCTCTGCTCCAGCCTGCCCACCGTGGAGAAGTGGTACCAGCCCTGGTCCTTCCTGCGTAGCCCTGGCTGGGTCCAGATCAAGTGCGAGCTACG ggtcctctgctgCTTCGCATTCAGCCTCTCCCAGGACTGGGAGCTTCCTGCAAAGAGAGAG gaggagaagaagcccTTGAAGGAGGGCGTCCAGGACATGCTGGTGAAGCACCACCTCTTCAGCTGGGACATCGACGGGTGA
- the SGSM3 gene encoding small G protein signaling modulator 3 isoform X7 → MRPLPPSRGPWPPPRGPRCRGCGGCAAAAAPHRLLLWAGCRQIEKDLLRTMPSNACFAHVSGVGVPRLRRVLRALAWLYPEIGYCQGTGMVAACLLLFLEEDDAFWMMCAIIEDLLPASYFSTTLLGVQTDQRVLRHLIVQYLPRLDRLLQEHDIELSLITLHWFLTAFASVVHIRLLLRLWDLFFYEGSLVLFQATLGMLRLKEDELIQSENSASIFNTLSDIPSQLEDADLLLAEAMRLAGSLTAVAVEAQRRKHLAYLLADQGQLLGTTATTSLSQVVRRRTQRRKAGITSLLFGEDDLEAMKAKNIKQTELVADLREAILRVARHFQCTDPKNCNVELTPDYSMESHQRDHENYVACSRGHPRRAKALLDFERHDDDELGFRKNDIITIVSQKDEHCWVGELNGLRGWFPAKFVEVLDERSKEYSIAGDDAVTEGVTDLVRGTLCPALKALFEHGLKKPSLLGGTCHPWLFIEEAAGREVERDFDSVYSRLVLCKTYRLDEDGKVLTPEELLYRVRGAVGRLASRVSSWGHLSDRCAPQAVQSVNVTHDAAHAQMDVKLRSLICVGLNEQVLHLWLEVLCSSLPTVEKWYQPWSFLRSPGWVQIKCELRVLCCFAFSLSQDWELPAKREEEKKPLKEGVQDMLVKHHLFSWDIDG, encoded by the exons ATGAGACCATTGCCGCCAAGCAG GGGTCCCTGGCCTCCTCCCCGGGGGCCTCGGTGTCGGGGGTGCGGAGGCTGTGCCGCTGCAGCTGCGCCTCACCGGCTCTTGTTGTGGGCGGGCTGCCGGCAGATCGAGAAGGACCTGCTCCGCACCATGCCCAGCAACGCCTGCTTCGCCCACGTGAGCGGCGTCGGGGTGCCCCGCCTACGCAGGGTGCTCCGAGCGCTGGCCTGGCTCTACCCGGAGATCGGCTACTGCCAGGGCACGGGCATG GTGGCTGCCTGCCTCCtgctcttcctggaggaggacgaCGCCTTCTGGATGATGTGCGCCATCATTGAGGACCTGCTCCCCGCCTCCTACTTCAGCACCACCCTGCTGGGTGTGCAGACGGACCAGCGCGTCCTGCGGCACCTCATCGTCCAGTACCTGCCTCGCCTGGACAGGCTGCTCCAGGAGCACGACATTG AGCTGTCGCTCATCACGCTGCACTGGTTCCTCACGGCCTTCGCCAGCGTGGTGCACATCCGCCTGCTGCTGCGCCTCTGGGACCTGTTTTTCTACGAGGGCTCCCTGGTGCTGTTCCAGGCCACACTGGGCATGCTGCGCCTCAAG GAAGACGAGCTGATCCAGTCGGAGAACTCCGCCTCCATCTTCAACACGCTATCAGACATCCCGTCGCAGCTGGAGGACGCGGACCTGCTGCTGGCGGAGGCCATGCGGCTGGCGGGCTCGCTCACCGCCGTGGCCGTGGAGGCCCAGCGCCGCAAGCACCTGGCCTACCTGCTGGCCGACCAGGGCCAGCTCCTGGGCACCACCGCCACCACTAGCCTGTCTCAG GTGGTGCGCCGCAGGACTCAGCGGAGGAAGGCTGGCATCACATCGCTGCTCTTCG GGGAGGACGACCTGGAGGCGATGAAGGCCAAGAACATCAAGCAGACGGAGCTGGTGGCCGACCTTCGGGAAGCTATTCTGCGTGTGGCCCGCCACTTCCAGTGCACAGACCCCAAGAACTGCAATGTG GAGCTGACCCCGGACTACAGCATGGAGAGCCACCAGCGGGACCACGAGAACTACGTGGCCTGCTCGCGTGGCCACCCGCGCCGGGCCAAGGCCCTGCTGGACTTCGAGCGCCATGACGACGATGAGCTGGGCTTCCGCAAGAACGACATCATCACG ATTGTCTCTCAGAAGGACGAGCACTGCTGGGTGGGCGAGCTGAATGGCTTGAGAG GCTGGTTTCCAGCCAAGTTCGTTGAAGTCCTGGATGAGCGGAGCAAGGAG TACTCCATCGCGGGGGATGATGCCGTGACAGAGGGGGTCACAGACCTCGTGCGAGGGACCCTCTGCCCAGCCCTCAAGGCCCTGTTTGAACACGGACTGAAGAAGCCTTCGCTGCTCGGGGGCACCTGCCACCCCTGGCTGTTCATCGAGGAG GCAGCAGGCCGGGAGGTCGAGAGAGACTTCGACTCCGTGTACTCACGCCTGGTGCTGTGCAAGACATACAG GTTGGATGAAGATGGCAAAGTCCTCACCCCAGAGGAGCTGTTGTACCGGGTAAGGGGGGCCGTGGGTAGACTGGCCTCTAGGGTGAGCAGCTGGGGACACCTGAGTGACCGCTGTGCCCCCCAGGCTGTGCAGTCCGTTAACGTGACCCACGACGCCGCACACGCACAAATGGACGTGAAGCTCCGCTCCCTCATCTGCGTGGGGCTcaa cgaGCAGGTGCTGCACCTGTGGCTGGAGGTGCTCTGCTCCAGCCTGCCCACCGTGGAGAAGTGGTACCAGCCCTGGTCCTTCCTGCGTAGCCCTGGCTGGGTCCAGATCAAGTGCGAGCTACG ggtcctctgctgCTTCGCATTCAGCCTCTCCCAGGACTGGGAGCTTCCTGCAAAGAGAGAG gaggagaagaagcccTTGAAGGAGGGCGTCCAGGACATGCTGGTGAAGCACCACCTCTTCAGCTGGGACATCGACGGGTGA